The following are from one region of the Rhizobacter sp. AJA081-3 genome:
- a CDS encoding cysteine hydrolase family protein, which produces MTTHLLVIDPQNDFCDLPSPYTPALPVPGADADMRRLADFVAAASDTIDAITVTLDSHHRLDVAHPTFWQRGDGSAVDPFTPISAAQLRAGEFVPRDASARERVLAYLDALEAGGRYTLMVWPVHCEVGTWGHNVHAAVQAACAAWEERRSRTVDFVFKGLNPWTEHYSAVQAEVPSPDDEGTQLNRGLLDRLARADRLIVAGEAGSHCVRATVEHLVEHGLGDRADRLVLLTDAMSPVAGFEAQQATFLAAIQQRGARLATSIELLAELLPA; this is translated from the coding sequence ATGACCACCCACCTGCTCGTGATCGACCCGCAGAACGACTTCTGCGACCTGCCCTCCCCGTACACCCCGGCCTTGCCGGTGCCCGGCGCCGATGCCGACATGCGCCGCCTCGCCGACTTCGTGGCCGCTGCCTCCGACACGATCGATGCGATCACCGTGACGCTCGACTCGCACCACCGCCTCGACGTCGCCCACCCGACCTTCTGGCAGCGTGGCGACGGCAGCGCGGTGGATCCGTTCACGCCGATCAGCGCGGCGCAGCTGCGCGCCGGCGAGTTCGTGCCGCGCGACGCGTCTGCACGCGAACGCGTGCTCGCCTACCTGGACGCGCTGGAGGCCGGCGGCCGCTACACGCTGATGGTCTGGCCGGTGCACTGCGAGGTCGGCACCTGGGGCCACAACGTGCATGCGGCGGTGCAGGCCGCCTGCGCCGCCTGGGAGGAACGCCGCTCGCGCACGGTCGACTTCGTCTTCAAGGGTCTCAACCCCTGGACGGAGCACTACAGCGCCGTGCAGGCCGAGGTGCCCTCGCCCGACGATGAAGGCACGCAGCTCAACCGAGGCTTGCTCGATCGCCTGGCACGCGCCGATCGCCTGATCGTTGCCGGCGAGGCCGGCAGCCACTGCGTGCGGGCGACCGTCGAGCATCTCGTGGAACACGGCCTCGGCGACCGAGCCGACCGCCTCGTGCTGCTGACCGACGCGATGAGCCCGGTGGCCGGCTTCGAGGCGCAGCAGGCCACCTTCCTGGCCGCGATACAGCAGCGCGGCGCCCGCCTGGCCACGAGCATCGAACTGCTCGCCGAGCTGCTGCCTGCCTGA
- a CDS encoding sugar kinase: MVTPSERKVVLVTRRTRLEDLVAKHHTLAQARFYLEHLGADFADYVRENAAYAKSLDTVVSTLQGWGRWQMVDRGFLTNFVFGADDIVVALGQDGLVANTMKYLDGQPLIGLNPEPQRWDGVLLPFAPADLAALLPEVAADRRGAKAVTMAQASLSDGQMLRAVNDLFVGPRTHTSALYELQLGQRHELQSSSGLIVSTGLGSTAWLKSVVTGSFGIARSFGRGATPDYAPEPWDSPRLTFAVREPFPSRSSSAEIVFGHATREQPLVLRSRMPDHGVIFSDGMESDYLRFTAGLQATISIAARQGRLVV, encoded by the coding sequence ATGGTCACGCCCAGCGAACGCAAGGTCGTCCTGGTGACGAGGCGCACGCGGCTGGAGGACCTGGTGGCGAAGCACCACACGCTCGCCCAGGCGAGGTTCTATCTCGAGCACCTCGGGGCGGACTTCGCCGACTACGTGCGCGAGAACGCCGCCTACGCGAAGAGCCTGGACACGGTGGTCAGCACGCTGCAGGGCTGGGGCCGCTGGCAGATGGTCGACCGCGGCTTCCTGACGAACTTCGTCTTCGGCGCCGACGACATCGTCGTGGCACTCGGGCAGGACGGCCTGGTGGCCAACACCATGAAGTACCTCGACGGCCAGCCGCTGATCGGCCTGAACCCCGAGCCGCAGCGCTGGGACGGCGTGCTGCTGCCCTTCGCGCCGGCCGACCTGGCGGCGCTGTTGCCCGAGGTGGCCGCGGACCGGCGCGGCGCGAAGGCGGTGACCATGGCGCAGGCCAGCCTCTCCGACGGGCAGATGCTGCGCGCCGTCAACGACCTCTTCGTCGGCCCGCGCACGCACACCTCGGCGCTGTACGAACTGCAGCTCGGGCAGCGCCATGAGCTGCAGTCGTCCAGCGGCCTGATCGTCTCGACCGGGCTGGGCTCGACCGCCTGGCTGAAGAGCGTGGTGACCGGCTCGTTCGGCATCGCCCGCTCGTTCGGCCGCGGCGCGACGCCGGACTACGCGCCCGAGCCCTGGGACTCGCCGCGGCTGACCTTCGCCGTGCGCGAGCCTTTTCCGTCGCGCTCGTCGAGCGCCGAGATCGTCTTCGGCCATGCCACACGCGAACAGCCGCTGGTGCTGCGGTCCAGAATGCCGGACCACGGCGTGATCTTCTCCGACGGCATGGAGTCGGACTACCTGCGCTTCACGGCCGGACTGCAGGCGACGATCTCCATCGCCGCCCGGCAGGGCCGGCTCGTCGTGTAA
- a CDS encoding ABC transporter permease — translation MSPLTSPQGAAAELARNAGQWLMGWWRTIHLAALLTVLALSPASYAPENRRAMARHLYLGTTQSLAWFTLLSLLISIVVIRIVLVTAVSYGLSQYALEMVVRVLVLELIPLAAALFAALRCTMPLSAEIATLRSGGGWDALAAQGIDPLRQEVLPRVVAGSFCALMLAAVNSVVTLVVAYLSVYGFTMAGFDAYTHTVGHVFSPAVSIIFLLKILSLGLAVSLMPIASVLDTVARRRANTSAELQGLVRMFLVIVIIEAASLVGNYY, via the coding sequence ATGTCGCCGTTGACCTCGCCGCAGGGCGCCGCTGCCGAACTGGCCCGCAACGCCGGCCAGTGGCTGATGGGCTGGTGGCGCACCATCCACCTGGCCGCGCTGCTGACGGTGCTGGCGCTGTCGCCGGCCAGCTACGCGCCGGAGAACCGCCGCGCCATGGCGCGCCACCTCTACCTGGGCACCACGCAGTCGCTGGCCTGGTTCACGCTGCTGAGCCTGCTGATCAGCATCGTCGTCATCCGCATCGTGCTGGTCACGGCGGTGAGCTACGGGCTGTCACAGTACGCGCTGGAGATGGTCGTGCGGGTGCTGGTGCTCGAGCTGATCCCGCTGGCCGCCGCGCTGTTCGCTGCGCTGCGCTGCACGATGCCGCTGTCGGCCGAGATCGCCACGCTGCGCAGCGGTGGCGGCTGGGATGCGCTGGCCGCTCAGGGCATCGACCCGCTGCGCCAGGAGGTGCTGCCACGCGTCGTGGCGGGATCCTTCTGCGCACTGATGCTCGCGGCGGTGAACAGCGTCGTCACGCTCGTCGTGGCCTACCTCTCGGTGTACGGATTCACGATGGCGGGCTTCGACGCGTACACCCACACCGTGGGCCATGTGTTCAGCCCCGCCGTGTCGATCATCTTCCTGCTGAAGATCCTGTCGCTCGGCCTGGCGGTGTCGCTGATGCCGATCGCCTCGGTGCTCGACACCGTGGCGCGCCGCCGCGCCAACACCAGCGCCGAACTGCAGGGGCTGGTGCGCATGTTCCTCGTCATCGTGATCATCGAGGCCGCCTCGCTGGTGGGCAACTACTACTGA
- a CDS encoding DUF6064 family protein — protein MSEWWTYRLSDFLLFSPRTWFRLIELYNAWLWPAQPLVLGLGLGLLVAMWRGLPWAPRASCVALAIAWAWVAWAFHLQRYAAINWAATWFAAAFAVQSVLMLALAWRLAPGPARRSPTGFALLVGAVTLMPLLGVACGRPWQEAEVFGLTPDATVLGTLGVLLLLGDTPRPFGAGVWLVPLIWCGVGGATLLAMGLPQSVLLPLAGLVAAMTRLARD, from the coding sequence ATGAGCGAGTGGTGGACCTACCGGCTGTCGGACTTCCTGCTCTTTTCGCCGCGCACCTGGTTTCGCCTGATCGAGCTCTACAACGCCTGGCTGTGGCCCGCGCAGCCGCTGGTTCTGGGGCTGGGCCTCGGCCTGCTCGTCGCGATGTGGCGCGGCCTGCCCTGGGCCCCTCGGGCCAGCTGCGTGGCGCTGGCGATCGCCTGGGCCTGGGTGGCCTGGGCCTTCCATCTGCAGCGCTATGCGGCCATCAACTGGGCCGCGACGTGGTTCGCCGCGGCCTTCGCCGTGCAATCCGTGCTGATGCTCGCACTGGCCTGGCGCCTCGCCCCGGGGCCGGCGCGGCGCTCGCCGACCGGATTCGCCCTGCTGGTCGGTGCCGTGACGCTGATGCCGCTGCTCGGCGTGGCCTGCGGCCGGCCCTGGCAGGAGGCCGAGGTGTTCGGCCTGACGCCCGATGCCACGGTGCTGGGCACGCTGGGCGTTCTGCTGCTGCTCGGCGACACGCCGCGGCCTTTCGGCGCAGGGGTCTGGCTGGTGCCGCTGATCTGGTGTGGTGTCGGTGGCGCGACGCTGTTGGCGATGGGCCTGCCCCAGTCGGTTCTGCTGCCATTGGCGGGCCTCGTCGCGGCAATGACGCGTTTGGCACGCGACTAA
- a CDS encoding pitrilysin family protein has product MRQTEEPGTTVTTLANGVRVVVLAMPGIGSASVSVFVRTGSAHESARLNGISHVVEHMAFKGTRTRDCQRINLDAERLGAEVNAHTDKDHTAYHMRGLAAHAPRFVRMLGDIVRESTFPEEELERERRVILHEVADDEDDPLTIAFQLFDRASFGTHPAAQPVIGRRANISRFTRDDLLGYVQRQYSGANVVVGVAGDVDGPAVLAAAQATFGSLPTGEENTLTEPAWVGGVASKRLVGSSQTHVVIGYPIGALVDDDPVGPMAAAVLGEGMSSPLLDRIRERKGLAYHTHCSADVLGRWGQFVIEASTGPEHLDEFCTEVRKLLRAHARGIDAVQLERARNQLAVRALRSQEQPYRRVEEACLDLLFLGRVRPRAQSLARLRRVSAARLAEAFGAMLAQPVAAAVTGRLPRSAAQRVRERLA; this is encoded by the coding sequence ATGCGCCAGACCGAGGAGCCCGGCACCACCGTCACCACGCTGGCCAACGGCGTGCGCGTCGTCGTGCTCGCCATGCCGGGGATCGGCAGCGCCAGCGTCAGCGTGTTCGTGCGCACCGGCAGCGCGCACGAATCGGCGCGGCTGAACGGCATCAGCCACGTCGTCGAGCACATGGCCTTCAAGGGCACGCGCACGCGCGACTGCCAGCGCATCAACCTCGATGCCGAACGGCTCGGCGCCGAGGTCAACGCGCACACCGACAAGGACCATACCGCGTATCACATGCGCGGCCTGGCGGCGCACGCGCCGCGCTTCGTGCGCATGCTCGGCGACATCGTGCGCGAGAGCACGTTCCCCGAGGAGGAGCTGGAGCGCGAGCGCCGCGTCATCCTGCACGAGGTGGCTGACGACGAGGACGACCCGCTGACCATCGCCTTCCAGTTGTTCGACCGGGCCTCGTTCGGCACGCACCCTGCCGCGCAGCCGGTGATCGGCCGGCGCGCCAACATCAGCCGCTTCACCCGCGACGACCTGCTCGGCTACGTGCAGCGCCAGTACAGCGGCGCCAACGTGGTGGTGGGCGTGGCCGGCGACGTGGACGGGCCAGCGGTGCTCGCCGCGGCGCAAGCCACTTTCGGGAGCCTGCCGACCGGGGAGGAGAACACGCTGACCGAACCGGCCTGGGTGGGCGGTGTCGCGTCGAAGCGGCTCGTCGGCAGCAGCCAGACGCACGTCGTGATCGGCTACCCGATCGGCGCGCTGGTCGATGACGACCCGGTCGGCCCGATGGCGGCGGCCGTGCTCGGCGAAGGCATGAGCTCGCCACTGCTCGATCGCATCCGCGAGCGCAAGGGGCTCGCCTACCACACGCACTGCTCGGCCGACGTGCTCGGCCGCTGGGGCCAGTTCGTCATCGAGGCCTCGACCGGGCCGGAGCATCTCGACGAGTTCTGCACCGAGGTGCGCAAGCTGTTGCGCGCGCACGCGCGCGGCATCGACGCGGTGCAGCTCGAGCGCGCGCGCAATCAGCTCGCGGTGCGCGCGCTGCGTTCGCAGGAACAGCCGTACCGGCGCGTCGAGGAGGCCTGCCTCGACCTGCTGTTCCTCGGCCGCGTGCGGCCGCGTGCACAGTCGCTGGCGCGCCTGCGCCGTGTGTCGGCGGCACGCCTGGCCGAGGCCTTCGGTGCCATGCTGGCCCAGCCCGTGGCGGCCGCGGTCACCGGGCGGCTGCCGCGCTCGGCCGCGCAGCGGGTGCGCGAGCGGCTCGCCTAG
- a CDS encoding cupin domain-containing protein, with product MSTAPPHSADWKHDGVRVVPGDKLDANTAQTPGMDRKAAINFARVGAQKLWAGTVHIHANAKTGAHHHGPLESVIYIVKGRARMRWGEKLEFTAEAGPGDFIYVPPFVPHQEINASPTETLECVLVRSDGEAVAVNLDIEPAEPPENVAWVDPAHPA from the coding sequence ATGAGCACCGCCCCTCCCCACAGCGCCGACTGGAAACACGATGGTGTGCGCGTCGTGCCCGGCGACAAGCTCGACGCCAACACCGCGCAGACGCCGGGCATGGACCGCAAGGCGGCCATCAACTTCGCGCGCGTCGGCGCGCAGAAGCTGTGGGCCGGCACGGTGCACATCCACGCGAACGCGAAGACCGGCGCGCACCACCACGGACCGCTGGAAAGCGTGATCTACATCGTCAAGGGCCGCGCGCGCATGCGCTGGGGCGAGAAGCTCGAGTTCACCGCCGAGGCCGGCCCAGGCGACTTCATCTACGTGCCGCCTTTCGTGCCGCACCAGGAGATCAACGCCAGCCCGACCGAGACGCTCGAGTGCGTGCTGGTGCGCAGCGACGGCGAGGCGGTGGCGGTGAACCTCGACATCGAGCCGGCCGAACCGCCCGAGAACGTGGCCTGGGTCGACCCCGCGCATCCGGCCTGA
- a CDS encoding gamma-glutamyltransferase family protein has translation MTQSFLGRRGIAVAPHSLASEAALRVLRDGGNALEAMIAAAASIAVVYPHMNSIGGDGFWVIGGPTGALQGIDASGASAAAATIENYAKRGVSGSIPFRGGVAALTVAGTVSGWGAAHALAREWGGTLPLSRLLEDALWYAREGIPVTHSQWACTEAKRAELAPIAGFAETFLEGGVSPAAFSLFRQPRLAATLQRIATHGTEDFYRGELARQLASELAAVGSPLTAADLAAHQAKRVDPLTLAIHGATLANMTPPSQGVVSLMILGIMQRLTGWDADPLGAAFVHAQVEATKQAFKLRDQHVTDPAFMRIEPASLLRDELLDELAANIDPQRAAPWGKRTDPGDTIWMGVIDGQGRAVSFIQSIYHEFGSGVVLPGSGVNWQNRGCSFSLDPAHINALAPGKRPFHTLNPALAQLADGRLMVYGTMGGDGQPQTQATVFNRIQRFGVAPQAAIEMPRWLLGRTWGMASDSLKLESRFPASTFDTLRAMGHEVESLGDWDESVGHAGALVRQPNGLLMGGFDPRSNGSVAAF, from the coding sequence ATGACCCAATCCTTCCTCGGCCGCCGTGGCATTGCCGTGGCGCCGCACAGCCTGGCCTCGGAAGCCGCCCTGCGCGTGCTGCGCGATGGCGGCAACGCGCTGGAGGCGATGATCGCCGCGGCAGCCTCGATCGCGGTCGTCTACCCGCACATGAACTCCATCGGCGGCGATGGCTTCTGGGTCATCGGCGGGCCGACGGGCGCGCTGCAGGGCATCGACGCCAGCGGCGCCAGCGCCGCGGCGGCGACGATCGAGAACTACGCGAAGCGTGGCGTGAGCGGCAGCATCCCGTTCCGTGGCGGCGTTGCCGCGCTGACGGTGGCCGGCACGGTGTCGGGCTGGGGCGCGGCGCATGCGCTGGCACGCGAATGGGGCGGCACGCTGCCGCTGTCGCGCCTGCTCGAAGACGCGCTCTGGTACGCCCGCGAAGGCATCCCGGTGACGCACAGCCAGTGGGCCTGCACCGAGGCCAAGCGCGCGGAGCTGGCGCCGATCGCCGGCTTCGCCGAGACCTTCCTGGAGGGCGGCGTCTCGCCGGCCGCCTTCAGCCTGTTCCGCCAGCCGCGCCTGGCGGCCACGCTGCAGCGCATCGCCACGCACGGCACCGAGGACTTCTACCGCGGCGAACTGGCCCGGCAGCTGGCTTCCGAACTCGCCGCGGTGGGCAGCCCGCTGACCGCGGCCGATCTCGCCGCGCACCAGGCCAAACGCGTCGATCCGCTGACCCTGGCCATCCACGGCGCGACACTCGCCAACATGACGCCGCCCTCGCAGGGCGTGGTCTCGCTGATGATCCTGGGCATCATGCAGCGCCTGACGGGCTGGGACGCCGACCCGCTCGGCGCCGCCTTCGTGCACGCGCAGGTCGAGGCCACCAAGCAGGCCTTCAAGCTGCGCGACCAGCATGTCACCGATCCGGCCTTCATGCGCATCGAGCCGGCCTCGCTGCTGCGCGACGAACTGCTCGACGAGCTGGCCGCCAACATCGACCCGCAGCGCGCCGCGCCGTGGGGGAAACGCACCGACCCGGGCGACACCATCTGGATGGGCGTGATCGACGGCCAGGGCCGCGCCGTGTCGTTCATCCAGAGCATCTATCACGAGTTCGGCTCCGGCGTGGTGCTGCCGGGCTCGGGCGTGAACTGGCAGAACCGCGGCTGCAGCTTCAGCCTCGACCCGGCGCACATCAATGCGCTGGCGCCGGGCAAGCGGCCCTTCCACACGCTCAACCCGGCGCTCGCGCAGCTGGCCGACGGCCGGCTGATGGTCTACGGCACCATGGGCGGCGACGGCCAGCCGCAGACGCAGGCCACGGTGTTCAACCGCATCCAGCGTTTCGGCGTGGCGCCGCAGGCGGCCATCGAGATGCCGCGCTGGCTGCTCGGCCGCACCTGGGGCATGGCCAGCGACAGCCTGAAGCTCGAGTCGCGCTTCCCGGCCTCCACCTTCGACACGCTGCGCGCCATGGGCCACGAGGTCGAGTCGCTGGGCGACTGGGACGAATCGGTGGGCCATGCCGGCGCGCTGGTGCGTCAACCGAACGGGCTCTTGATGGGCGGCTTCGATCCGCGGAGCAACGGCTCTGTGGCGGCGTTCTGA
- the pncB gene encoding nicotinate phosphoribosyltransferase has translation MSTAPINSLLDTDLYKFTMWQTMLHRHPQTQAEYHFVCRNTPQFPLSELLPEVNEALDALCSLSFRPDELAYVRGLRYIKSDFVDFLRIFRLQRDFIRAWAEGETLHIVAEGPQVHVMFFEIHVLAIVHELYSRRLATAGTLAEGRRRLAAKIERLRSFTTESRLRHPFELFDFGVRRRFSGAWHREVVSAFRASLPDHFKGTSNVLLARDLGLVPIGTMAHEYLQTYQALGYRLRDHQKAAFEDWVQEYRGDLGTALTDVIGMDAFLADFDLYFAKLFDGLRHDSGDPVVWGEKALAHYEKLRLDPHTKRLVFSDGLDIERAIALYRHFGDRAQVGFGIGTHLSNDLGLPTLNIVMKLVRCNGQPVAKLSDSPGKTLCDDETFLAYLRQVFGVKAP, from the coding sequence ATGTCCACAGCACCGATCAACAGCCTGCTCGACACCGATCTCTACAAGTTCACGATGTGGCAGACGATGCTGCATCGGCACCCGCAGACGCAGGCCGAGTACCACTTCGTCTGCCGCAACACGCCGCAGTTCCCGCTGAGCGAGCTGCTGCCCGAAGTGAACGAGGCGCTGGACGCGCTGTGCAGCCTGTCGTTCCGGCCCGACGAACTGGCCTACGTGCGCGGCCTTCGCTACATCAAGTCCGACTTCGTCGACTTCCTGCGCATCTTCCGCCTGCAGCGCGACTTCATCCGCGCCTGGGCCGAGGGCGAGACGCTGCACATCGTGGCCGAAGGGCCGCAGGTGCACGTCATGTTCTTCGAGATCCACGTGCTGGCGATCGTGCACGAGCTCTACAGCCGGCGCCTGGCCACGGCAGGAACCCTGGCCGAAGGCCGACGCCGCCTGGCCGCGAAGATCGAGCGGCTGCGCAGCTTCACCACCGAGTCTCGGCTGCGCCACCCCTTCGAGCTGTTCGACTTCGGCGTGCGGCGGCGCTTCTCCGGCGCCTGGCACCGCGAGGTGGTCTCGGCCTTCCGGGCCTCGCTGCCGGATCACTTCAAGGGCACTTCCAACGTGCTGCTGGCGCGCGACCTCGGCCTGGTGCCGATCGGCACCATGGCGCACGAGTACCTGCAGACCTACCAGGCGCTGGGCTACCGGCTGCGCGACCACCAGAAGGCCGCATTCGAAGATTGGGTGCAGGAGTACCGCGGTGATCTCGGCACCGCGCTGACCGACGTGATCGGCATGGACGCCTTTCTCGCCGACTTCGACCTCTACTTCGCCAAGCTGTTCGACGGCCTGCGCCACGACTCCGGCGACCCGGTCGTGTGGGGCGAGAAGGCGCTCGCGCACTACGAGAAGCTGCGCCTGGATCCGCACACCAAACGGCTGGTGTTCTCCGACGGCCTGGACATCGAGCGTGCGATCGCGCTGTACCGCCACTTCGGCGACCGGGCGCAGGTCGGCTTCGGGATCGGCACGCACCTGAGCAACGACCTCGGCCTGCCCACCCTGAACATCGTGATGAAGCTGGTGCGCTGCAACGGCCAGCCGGTCGCCAAGCTGTCGGACAGCCCGGGCAAGACGCTGTGCGACGACGAGACCTTCCTCGCCTATCTGCGCCAGGTGTTCGGCGTGAAAGCGCCCTAG
- a CDS encoding MlaD family protein — MNDDNRPPRPAPANNLELKAALLLALFVALVAATVLYLMYARGSFEATQRLVLVADDSEGVRVGMDITFSGFPIGRVRRIELAPDGSARILIDVPRNDAHWLRESSVFTLARSLVGSASLKAYSGVLSDPPLADGAERKVLIGDATAELPRLVSDARALIQNLTQLTASDSALAASLGNVRTITERATGPRGASGLLLSEPDAKKISTSLDRVNSLLARIDGMAAKADTQVLGPKGLVNEGRATVAQLNALLGDARETLKKVDGVLAEAQAVAGNVRGATTDLDALRREVDTTVRKVESLVDEVNRKWPFARDTEIKLK; from the coding sequence ATGAACGACGACAACCGTCCCCCGCGCCCCGCGCCGGCCAACAACCTGGAACTGAAGGCCGCCTTGCTGCTGGCGCTGTTCGTCGCGCTGGTGGCCGCCACCGTGCTCTACCTGATGTACGCACGCGGCAGCTTCGAGGCCACGCAGCGCCTGGTGCTGGTGGCCGACGATTCGGAGGGCGTGCGTGTGGGCATGGACATCACCTTCTCCGGCTTTCCGATCGGCCGCGTGCGCCGCATCGAGCTGGCGCCCGACGGCAGCGCGCGCATCCTCATCGACGTGCCGCGCAACGACGCCCACTGGCTGCGCGAGAGCAGCGTCTTCACGCTGGCGCGAAGCCTGGTCGGCAGCGCCAGCCTGAAGGCCTACTCCGGCGTGCTGAGCGATCCGCCGCTGGCCGACGGCGCCGAGCGCAAGGTGCTCATCGGAGATGCCACCGCCGAGCTGCCGCGGCTGGTGTCGGATGCGCGGGCCTTGATCCAGAACCTGACGCAGCTCACCGCGTCCGACTCCGCACTGGCCGCCAGCCTGGGCAACGTGCGCACGATCACCGAGCGCGCCACCGGGCCGCGCGGCGCCTCCGGCCTGCTGCTCAGCGAGCCCGACGCGAAGAAGATCAGCACGTCGCTGGACCGCGTCAACAGCCTGCTCGCGCGCATCGACGGCATGGCCGCCAAGGCCGACACGCAGGTGCTCGGGCCGAAAGGCCTGGTCAACGAGGGCCGCGCCACGGTGGCCCAGCTCAATGCGCTGCTCGGTGACGCGCGCGAGACGCTGAAGAAGGTCGACGGCGTGCTCGCCGAGGCGCAGGCGGTGGCCGGCAACGTGCGCGGCGCCACCACCGACCTGGACGCGCTGCGCCGCGAGGTCGACACCACGGTGCGCAAGGTCGAGTCGCTGGTCGACGAGGTGAATCGCAAGTGGCCGTTCGCGCGCGACACGGAGATCAAGCTCAAATGA
- a CDS encoding GNAT family N-acetyltransferase yields the protein MAWARDEADVRAAQRLRHAVFVDEMGARLTLPVGAPAGHDVDMFDPFCEHLLVRAPAGADGEPGPVIGTYRVLTPAAARRVGGLYSDTEFDLTRLRPLRARMVELGRSCVHPDWRAGGVILALWGALGEFMQRNGLETMIGCASVGMRDGGHVAASLWQQLRQTHLAPIEWQVRPRLALPVEDLRSDLVVEPPALIKGYLRCGAQLLGPPAWDPDFNTADLPLMMRLAELPARYRRHFLAA from the coding sequence GTGGCTTGGGCTCGCGACGAGGCTGATGTCCGCGCGGCGCAGCGCCTGCGCCATGCCGTCTTCGTCGATGAAATGGGTGCCCGACTGACCTTGCCCGTCGGTGCCCCGGCCGGGCACGACGTCGACATGTTCGACCCGTTCTGCGAGCACCTGCTGGTGCGCGCGCCTGCCGGCGCGGACGGCGAACCCGGCCCGGTGATCGGCACCTACCGCGTGCTCACGCCGGCGGCGGCCCGCCGCGTCGGCGGCCTGTACAGCGACACCGAATTCGACCTGACCCGCCTGCGCCCGCTGCGCGCGCGCATGGTCGAGCTGGGGCGCTCCTGCGTGCACCCGGACTGGCGCGCTGGTGGCGTGATCCTGGCGTTGTGGGGCGCGCTCGGCGAGTTCATGCAGCGCAATGGCCTGGAGACGATGATCGGCTGCGCCAGCGTGGGCATGCGCGACGGCGGCCATGTCGCGGCGAGCCTGTGGCAGCAGTTGCGCCAGACGCACCTCGCGCCGATCGAGTGGCAGGTGCGCCCGCGCCTGGCCCTGCCGGTGGAAGATCTGCGCAGCGATCTCGTCGTCGAGCCCCCGGCGTTGATCAAGGGCTACCTGCGCTGCGGCGCGCAGCTGCTCGGGCCGCCGGCCTGGGACCCCGACTTCAACACGGCCGACCTGCCGCTGATGATGCGGCTGGCGGAACTGCCGGCGCGCTACCGGCGGCACTTTCTCGCGGCGTGA
- a CDS encoding SPFH domain-containing protein has protein sequence MFGIRFVKSQPTVHLLQFKGGQVVREGAGQSFFYYAPASTLVAVPVASQDRAFMLELTTADFQSITVQGQVTYRIADPRRTAALMDFSLAASGEGYVSDDPLRLGDRVAMQVEVIVQRSVQALELKQALRASATIARAAQQELAAQAEIESLGLEILGVAIVAVKPTPDIARALEAHAREANLKAADDAVYTRRMSAVENERAIRQNELDTEIAVEQKKRQIRETQMDAKAAVLKRENLLRDEQMAADVALETQRSELVDGQARNARALADAEAHRVAAVVQALEKADPRLVQALAASSMQPGQLIAQAFGGLAERAQHIGQLNVSPELLQSLLAAPAAARGAV, from the coding sequence ATGTTCGGCATCCGTTTCGTCAAGAGCCAGCCCACCGTTCACCTGCTGCAGTTCAAGGGCGGCCAGGTGGTGCGCGAGGGCGCGGGCCAGTCGTTCTTCTACTACGCACCGGCGAGCACGCTGGTGGCCGTGCCGGTGGCCAGCCAGGACCGCGCCTTCATGCTCGAGCTGACCACGGCCGACTTCCAGAGCATCACCGTGCAGGGGCAGGTGACCTACCGCATCGCCGACCCCCGACGCACCGCGGCGCTGATGGACTTCTCGCTGGCCGCGAGCGGCGAGGGCTACGTCAGCGACGACCCGCTTCGCCTGGGCGACCGCGTGGCGATGCAGGTCGAGGTGATCGTGCAGCGTTCGGTGCAGGCGCTCGAGCTGAAGCAGGCGCTGCGCGCTTCGGCGACGATCGCCCGTGCCGCCCAGCAGGAGCTGGCGGCGCAGGCCGAGATCGAGTCGCTCGGCCTGGAGATCCTGGGCGTGGCCATCGTCGCCGTGAAGCCCACGCCCGACATTGCCCGTGCGCTGGAGGCGCATGCGCGCGAGGCCAACCTCAAGGCCGCCGACGACGCGGTCTACACGCGGCGCATGTCGGCGGTCGAGAACGAGCGTGCGATCCGGCAGAACGAGCTGGACACGGAAATCGCGGTCGAGCAGAAGAAGCGCCAGATCCGCGAGACGCAGATGGACGCCAAGGCCGCGGTGCTCAAGCGCGAGAACCTGCTGCGCGACGAGCAGATGGCGGCCGACGTGGCGCTGGAAACCCAGCGCAGCGAACTCGTCGACGGCCAGGCCCGCAACGCCCGCGCACTGGCCGACGCCGAGGCGCACCGCGTCGCCGCCGTGGTGCAGGCGCTCGAGAAGGCCGACCCGCGGCTGGTGCAGGCACTCGCTGCGTCGTCGATGCAGCCGGGCCAGCTGATCGCGCAGGCCTTCGGCGGCCTGGCCGAGCGGGCCCAGCACATCGGGCAGCTGAACGTGTCGCCGGAACTGCTGCAGTCGCTGCTCGCCGCGCCCGCGGCGGCCAGGGGAGCGGTGTGA